A region of the Anolis carolinensis isolate JA03-04 chromosome 1, rAnoCar3.1.pri, whole genome shotgun sequence genome:
agtttacgaggggatcttagatactgtaaatttctatggtcagtccacacctcaaacggtgttccacttccttccagaaagtgtctccagcactctagtgcttttagaatcgctaatgcttctctctcccaaatcggccagtttttttctgtatcgctaaacttttttgacagatagccacatggcttcaggttccccccctcgtctttctgtagcagaactgccccatatgcccggtctgacgcatcgcaatgtaatacaaaggctttagacatatcagggtgctgtaggacaggctcctcagtaaaacgctttttaagggcttcgaaagcttcctggcattctattgtccaggtcagtttggcccctggggccttcactttggctgtttctcccctgcctttagtctttaacaaatccgttaatggcaaagtgaggcgcgcaaagtccttgataaatgttctatagaagtttgcgaaccctaggaaggattgcagctgcttccgtgttttgggggcttcccaccccctcacgtcttctaccttcgcagggtccatcgccactccctgggaggaaatcctataccccagaaagtctatctggtctttattgaactcgcacttggcaagcttcgcatacagttttgcttctctcaacttttgcaggacttccctgactagttctatgtgttgctccttagtccgagatactaacaatatgtcatctaaaaaaacaaagactcccttgtacaacaatggatgcaacacttcgttgattaattgcatgaacgcggcacctccgccgcacaaaccgaaggggagcacacgataattgaataatccgaatgcacaggagaaggccgtcttccacctgtcctctggtttaatctgcaatttatggtacgcttcaattaagtccaatttagtgaatatctgtccctccgataactgggcgatcaagtccttcactaaaggtagggggtatttatttacagaactgattgcattcaggcccctgtagtcaatgcagagcctcagcgtttggtcctttttgcgcctgaacaacacaggcgcccctagaggggaatttgaaggctctatgaaacccctcgctaggtttttatcaatgtattttctcagttcctccttttccctagccgacattgggtatatttttgccttaggaagctctgctcctgggactagctctatcttcacttcaactctccgcttcggtgggaaactgtctgcttccttctcatcaaatacgtccacaaaatcccgatactctgggggtaatttatctgccagttctgctatcctgatagagtcttcctccccccttttccccggctccctctccacttcctggctccctccttccaacttcatcctgaagatcatgctcttatcctcccagttgatttgcgggttggcctgccccagccatggcatgcctagtataacattatagctggctatttgtgatatcacaaatgacacctttccttcccaactccctatcttacactttacatcttcggcactgtacttagctaatgatcccgatgctgtggatccgtccaactgcgaaaaagctattggggattctaggttcgttctttcgcatcccaatccctcggctaattcaggggagatgatgttcctggaacatccacaatccacaaatgctttgcaggttgcttgtttgctgccactttccagctgaatggggaccactatcatggctttgtcctgacttaccaacccccccgagtggtgcctcatcggtggttcttcctcggcgcgtttccctgccacggctcttggtttgggcgggcctccgccttccccttttctctgccagcactcggcagccctgtggcccaaacggccgcacacgaagcagcccctcctgctggcgctcacgttccctgtcggctccgttctcctcccggctggggttgatccctccttccggctcccctctttcatctgcggccgctgctgtagccctcctcggtgcctcctcgcctgggccagcgatgtctcgatgcgccccgccagctgaatccatccgcgcagtgtgtcaggctcatcacgatgcaccgcccaggagagggtctcccgcctgagcccctctttgaagagttctatctttgtcactgcagaccattccggcaccttttcagcgaggcattggaactcctccgcatactcagataccgacctctgcccctgggagacggtcttcaacttctccctcgcccggatctgctccagtggatctcggaaacgggtctccagggcccccataaagcgtcggagtgaccccagacatgggtcgcgccgcgcgtgcagttgaacgtaccagctggccgctcccctcttcaacactgcaccaatggcccgtacccggctggattccgttctaaaagtgtgagcattgtcctccatatagcccctcaccgtggtcaggaaaaaatccagttcagaggactctcccccaaactcgatccttagttcctctcgtctcggtaggggtccctgtggtggcaatccccaattctccgcccgtcgcaagcccccttgcgggccagtgggccccgctgctgcttccctttgtcctgtgccacgcccggcattcgccaggggcaccagggtctcagttgggagcgtagccgggattctcggaggcttttccccttcgtcgtcactctcctccacccgcgtcaggctcgtttggatcttgggccgggcgccgggctcctttcgcatttcccttcccttcggtgctgggaggtctgcaaagccctggctgcttcccatgctcacgtcccacattgagctagcccgaagttcccttcctcgctccggctccgccaaaaccgccaggcgctccatcgccctcgacatcactgccagggtggtctccatcgccgacatcctctcctccagaaacaccatcttttgcgggcctgggggttaccccatttggctgggcataagcggtggatgacgccagggccgccagctggtggaactcagcgtccggctcgggagtggccctttccgaccttcctcctcctgcgcccaagagctcttcatcctccacttgcatgttacacctcaccgctacagcgggatggtgtccgtattcttggcttagtgtcagctcaccacagccgctcctgaatgaacacacgagactctctgtggtatcaccaggaacttttactgtaggaaacatgaacatcagaaaagccaagaatgggaggctccggccaaccctcctttatataccctccccctcatttaaacagtctcttcccgctcagtaaaaccccgcgcaaattccccgccaagtccagcagccgtttctcctccgagtcctgggacgcaggtgtcttatcaatgtcagtgaccctgaaactcagagccacatccaggctctagtagcagggttctgacagccaggtcttctccttgtcatttCTATCAACCTACCAACTGGTCTATCTGACTTTTCCTCCCAGCATGGGATTCAAGGCAACTTGCAGCATAAATAAAATAGATTCcagttttaaatttaaaaaaacttaatTATTGAGGAAGAAGAAATGGGTCAGTTAAAGAGGGAAATTTCCTTTTCCTCACATCTATATGTCATGATGCAAGCTGGAAGGGAAGCAATTATTTAGCCTTTTTATTACAAATTCAACTGATTGTGTAGCCTGTAAATTATCTCCCCTGATGGTTTGAAAAGATTTGGCATTTCTCCTTTCTCTGAAGGACACAGTAAGTACACCCTGGGCTACCTGAATATCCATCAGACACAAAAACTTTAAGTCATCCATTATGTTGTCTGTACTTGAACTGGTGACCTAGTGGTCAAAGGCTCTCATATCCCATTACCTGTTCTTTGAGCCAGTCAATCCTCTTATTAAATGGTTTTTATCTGGTCTGCGTCTTCTACTCTTATGTAATGTTTCTTAAGAGGCCCTGTGGGCTATTCTTCTTAAGGGATTATTCTCCTTTTGTTTGAGATGCCTGAACTGTACCAATTAACATTAGCAGAACTGTACTCTGAATCACTAGAAAAATTGTGCTGCCTTTCATTCAACAAAAGCCCTACATCCCTTCTTGCCACCATAATAAATATAAGACAACATAACAACCTGCTAAGTCGTAAGTGTGCTCAAACCATTTCAAAACATTCATAAATCTGCAACTGGATATCTGGATGTCTAGTTAAAAGTCGGGCTTCAGTTCTGATATGTTTAATTTTAGTTTTGCAGGACATTATAGGCATGTATTTACATAATCTCCACCCCAAAGACAGAGTGATCTAGAAATATGGagcaaaatactgtatttcagaaCAACTTACAAAACACAGCCAGTCCAACCCAAGCATTTTTTTAAGAACGATGTACATGAGTTTCCAGTGATTTCTAGAAAAAACTTTTCAAGGAATgtctttaattatattgtttccaGCATAACAGTCAACCCCAAACACACCATATCTTCTGCTCCAGGGACCCAAGGCATGTGTCCAAATAATATCGTGTTACTGGAAAGGCACATATCCCAAATCCTGAATCAGGAAGAACTGATATTATGGAAGTAGGGGTAAAACAGAGTTTACAGGAACAGATTTTGAATGGTGTAAACAGTAGGAAATGGAAATTCCGCTTTCCATTTTCCACGACTTGGATTCTCATGATGTTCGTTAAGATAAACAACTCTATTTGATATCTTGAAGTAAGCCCAGGTCAATGTTTAGGAAACAGGCACTGTCCTTTTTTATTTCTGGTTCCTGTTCTAGGTAGTATAATGACCATTGCTTCTTTAATACCAGAAAACTTGCATGTGTGCCTATGACTTCCtctgttgttttgtttcattttttattttattgtgtaagTGGCAAAATAAGTGTCATTTCTGTTTTCAACAAAAGTGTTCATAGTAATGGCTAGGAATATGAGGGTTGTCCCATGAACAAAACTACACTGCACATTTAAGAATAGTATTATAAAGCTCCCTTCTGTCCTATTCAGCTGTTCTCTACATATAGAAGTTACACATGAAGAAAGGATCAATGGGTCCATGCTAGTGGTCCTGCCATAGTATCATGACTGGAATTGGCCCTAGCTTTTATTGACAGCATGCTGTCATGCTTTTGTGGAAAGTGTAA
Encoded here:
- the LOC134294499 gene encoding uncharacterized protein LOC134294499; protein product: MVFLEERMSAMETTLAVMSRAMERLAVLAEPERGRELRASSMWDVSMGSSQGFADLPAPKGREMRKEPGARPKIQTSLTRVEESDDEGEKPPRIPATLPTETLVPLANAGRGTGQREAAAGPTGPQGGLRRAENWGLPPQGPLPRREELRIEFGGESSELDFFLTTVRGYMEDNAHTFRTESSRVRAIGAVLKRGAASWYVQLHARRDPCLGSLRRFMGALETRFRDPLEQIRAREKLKTVSQGQRSVSEYAEEFQCLAEKVPEWSAVTKIELFKEGLRRETLSWAVHRDEPDTLRGWIQLAGRIETSLAQARRHRGGLQQRPQMKEGSRKEGSTPAGRRTEPTGNVSASRRGCFVCGRLGHRAAECWQRKGEGGGPPKPRAVAGKRAEEEPPMRHHSGGLDEGEEDAMSEPCY